From Xanthomonas citri pv. mangiferaeindicae:
CGCTATGCGGCGCCAGGCGACGGCGTCAACGTCTGGGACGCCCGCCGCGACCTGTTGGTCGAGACGATCCTGCGCCGACGTCCGCATCTCGTCGGCACACAGGAGTTGCTGCGCCGACAGGCCGAGTATCTCGATGCGCACTTGCCCGGCTACGCGTGGTTCGGGACCGGTCGCAATGGCGACGACAGCGACGGCAACGGCAACGAACACATGGGCGTGTTCTACGACACGCAACGGCTCGAACTGCGCGAGCAGGGCCATTTCTGGCTGTCGGACACGCCCGATGTGCCGGGCAGCGACAACTTCGGTCGGGCGATGCCGCGCATGGCAACCTGGGGCCGGTTCCGCGACCGCGCCAACGGGCGCGAGTTCTACCTGTTCAATACCCACTTCCCGCACATGGCCGACGCCGAGCCGTTGCGCGAGCGATGCGCCGATCTGCTGTTGGCGCGCATCGGTCGGTTGCCGGTGGACGTCCCGGTCGTGGTGACCGGCGACTTCAACGCCGTCCCGAGCTCGCCGACGCACCGTCGTCTGGTCGGCCCGCTGCGGGATGCTTGGGAAGCCGCCACGGCACGCCGCGGCCCCGAGGCGACCGTGCACGCGTTCACTGGCCAGCCGACCGATCGCATCGACTGGATCCTGTTCCGGGGCCTGGAGCTGCGGCGCGTCGAAACCGTGACCGACCAGGCCGACGGGCGCTTTCCGTCCGACCATTTTCCGGTGGTCGCCGATTTCGCGTGGCCGCCGCAGCACTGAATCGGAGACGTGCAGCGCGACAGAGGCCGCCTGCAGATCAAGCGACGAGTGGGTCGGGTAGGGGAGACGCCTCCCTTCCTGCAGACGCGTCCATCACGACACGAGACGAGCGGTTCGATGACACATGCACATGCGACACAGGCGCTGCGCCTGGCGGCGGTCCTCCTGCTGGCGATGCCCGGCGCAGCCGCGGCGCAGGCGGACTTCGCCACGTCGTTCGAACACGGCCAGCCCCAGCCGCCGACCGCGGATGACCAGGGCGTACGCGTGGAGGTCGGCGTGGGCCCTGCCGATCCGTATGCCGCCAAGCCTTCGGTCGGCTACACCGGCTTGCGCGCGCTGCGCTATCGCGGCAACGACGGGCGGGTTCGGCTGTTCGACGTCGATGTGCGGATCGGCGCCGACACGACGTTGTCGTGGCTGGCGCTGCCCGAGATCGTCGGCGACGATCTCGTCGCGTCCACCTACGTGTCGCTGGACGCGGTCCTCGATGACGGCAGCCGGATCTCGGCCAGCGACGCACGCGACCAGCACGGAGTGGCCGCCGGCGCGCATGCGCAGGGCGCCTCGCAAGCGCTCTACCCGCAGCAGTGGGCGCGCAAAGCGGTACGCCTGGGTGACGTGCCCGCGCTGCGCGGCCGCCGCGTCGTCGCATTGGAGCTCGAGCTGCGGCCGGGCGGCGGGCGGATCGCGCAGGGCTGGCTGGACGACGTCGCGCTCGGCGATGCGCCGGCCGCGCACCGCGCCTCGCCCAGCGACTGGGTGGTGACCACGCGCGGCACCCAGTCCAATGGCCGGTTCTCGCGCGGCAACAATGTGCCCGCGACCGCGGTGCCGCATGGGTTCAACTTCTGGACGCCGGTCACCGACGCCGGCACGCTCGCCTGGCTGTACCGCTGGCACGAGCACAACGACGCCGACAACCGGCCGCGCCTGCAGGCGTTCTCGCTCAGCCACCAGCCCAGTCCGTGGATGGGCGATCGCCAGACGTTCCAGGTGATGCCGTCCATCGACCGGGGCGTGCCACAGGCGGACCGTGCTGCGCGGGCGCTGTCGTTTGCGCGCGAGCGTGAACTGGCGCGCCCGCATACCTACCAAGTCCGTTTCGACAACGGTATCGCGGTGGCGCTGGCGCCGACCGACCACGCGGCGCTGTTCGAATTCGCGTTTCCCGCTGGCGCCGACGCCAACCTGCTGTTCGACAACGTCGACGATCGGGGCGGGCTGACGCTCGACCCTGACACCCAGACACTGTCGGGCTACACCGACGTGCGCAGCGGGCTGTCGACGGGCGCGACGCGCATGTTCGTCCACGCGACCTTCGACCGGCCGTGGCAGCGCAGCGGTGCGATCGAGACCGGCCGTCCCACGGGCTACATCAAGTTCGCGCCGGGCACCCGCCGCGTGACGATGCGCATCGCGACCTCGCTGATCTCGCTCGAGCAGGCCAGGCACAACCTCGGCCTGGAGCTGACGGCGGACGACACCGTGGACCGTGTCGCCACACGCGCCCAAGCGCAATGGGATGCGCTACTGGGCCGTGTCGAGGTGGACGGCGCGACCGAGGACCAGCGCGTCACGCTGTATTCCAACCTCTACCGGCTGTTCCTGTATCCAAACTCCGGTGCCGAGAATGTCGGGACCGAGGCCGCGCCCGACTGGCGCTACGCCAGCCAGAACAGTGCGTCGGACGATAATGCCGAGGGCAACGCCGAGCGCAGCTTCGCGCCGGTGCGCGACGGCCGGGTCCAGGTCAACAACGGTTTCTGGGACACTTTCCGTACCGCCTGGCCGGCGTACGCGCTGCTGGCGCCCGAGCGCACTGGCGGTCTCATCGACGGCTTTCTCGAGCAATACCGGGCCGGCGGCTGGGTGGCGCGCTGGTCGTCGCCGGGCTATGCCGATCTGATGGTGGGCACCAGTTCGGATGTCGCATTCGCCGATGCCTGGGCGCGTGGGATCGAGGGCTTCGATGCCGCGCTCGCCTACGAGGCTGCACTCAAGAACGCCACGGTGCTGCCGCCGAGCCGCCACGTCGGCCGCAAGGGGCTGGCACGCGGCACCTTCCGCGGCTATGTCGACACCGAGACCGACGGCGGCATGTCCTGGACGATGGAAGGCGTGCTCAACGATTTCGGCATCGCGGACATGGCGACGCGGCTCGCCGCGTGCGCAACCGACCCGCGCCTACAGCGGCGCTATGCGGAAGAAGCCGAGTACTTCCGTTACCGCGCGGCCGGCTACGCCCACGTCTTCGACCATGGCGTGGGCTTCTTCCAGGGCCGCGGGCCGGACGGACGCTGGCGTGTGCCGGCCGCGCAGTACGACCCGCGCGTGTGGGCCAACGACTACACCGAGTCCAATGGCTGGACCTTCGCGTTCACCGTCCCGCACGACGGCAACGGACTGGCGGCGCTCCACGGCGGCCGCGAGGCGCTGGCGGCCAAGCTCGATGCCTTCTTCGCCACGCCTGAGCAGGCGAAGGTCGAGTTCTCCGGGCCGCGCGGCTATCTGATCCACGAGATGACCGAGGCGCGCGATGTGCGCATGGGCATGTATGCGCACAGCAACCAGCCCGCACATCACATCCCGTGGATGTATCTCTATGCCGGGCAACCGTGGAAGACCCAGCGCATCGTGCGCGACGTGCTGGCGCGGCTATACCTGGGCAGCGAGATCGGCCAGGGCTACCCGGGCGACGAGGACAACGGCGAGATGTCGGCCTGGTACGTGTTGGCGGCGGCCGGTCTGTATCCCTTGCGCATGGGCTCGCCGGACTGGGTGATCGGCTCGCCGCTGTTCGAGCGGATGACGCTCGCGCTGCCCGGTGGCCGGACGCTGACGATCAACGCGCCCGGCAACTCGCGCGAGAATGTCTACGTGCATTCGTTGCGGGTCGACGGTCGGCCGTGGACGTCGACTTCGATCCCGCACAGTGTGCTGGCCGCGGGGGCGACGCTGGACTTCGTCATGGGACCGACCCCGGCGGCCTGGGGCAGCCAGCCCGAGGATGCGCCGCCGTCGCTGACGCCGGCCGGGCAGGCGCCGACGACGCTGGTCGACACCATTGGCCCCGGCGCCCGGGTCACGGTGTCGGGCGACGGCGTTGGTGCCCGACTGGTCGACGACGATGCCAGCACCGCGGTCGTGTTGCGCGGCGACCCGGTCGAGATCGATATCGCGCTGGAGACGCGTGCCGCGCCGACCTTCTACACCCTGACCAGCGGCGAGCGTCCGATCCCCAACGCCGCCTGGACATTGGAAGCGCGCCGCGGCGACGGTGCCTGGCAGGTGCTGGACACGCGAGATGGGGAGGCGTTCCGCTGGTCAGGCCAGACCCGGCCCTTCCGGATCGTCACGCCCGGCATGTTCGACCGCTATCGGCTGCGCTTCGCATCACCGGGCCGGTTGCAGCTGGCCGAGATCGAACTGCTTACTCCGCGTCGCGCCGCGCCAAGCGAACCTTAGGGCGCCCGTCTGTTCGGCGCGTCGTCACGCGCCATGACCTGACCGCGCCAGGCGAACCCTTGGGCGCCAGTGTGTCGAACGCGTCGCCACGCGCCATGACCTCGGCGCATCAAGCGACGCCTTTTGACTTCAGCTACTTCAACGCACTCCGCCGCTTCTCATCGATCCATTTCTCCGCCCGCGCTGGCGTATACCCCCGCATCCACGCCAGCATCGCGTCGATGTCGTCGCCGTACCACAGGTCGGCGCGCTGGTCGGGATGCAGGAACCGCTCTTCGACCATCCGGTCGATCATGCCGATCAGCGGCGCGTAGAAGCCATCGATATCGAGGAACGCGCAAGGCTTGTTGCCGATGCCCAACTGCCGCCAGGTCAACATCTCGAAGATCTCCTCCATCGTGCCGAAGCCGCCGGGCAGGGCGACAAAGGCGTCCGACAGTTCGAACATGCGCATCTTGCGCGCGTGCATCGAGTCGACGATCTCCAGTTGGGTGAGGCCGCGGTGCGCGACTTCCCAGTCGGCGAGCTGCTTGGGAATGACGCCGGTGACCGAGCCGCCAGCCTCGAGCACCGCATTGGCGACGGTGCCCATCAGGCCGACGTTGCCACCGCCATAGACCAGTTGCAGCCCGTCGCGGGCGATGCGGTCGCCCAGCGCCATCGCGCGTTCGGCGTAGATGGGCTTGCTGCCAGCATTGGAGCCGCAATAGACGCAGATCGATTTCATGTGGGGGTGTCCTTTTGTAGATGATCGCCCGGTCCGCGAGCGCGTTGGGCCGGGCCGGAAAGCAGAAGGCTCCGCCGAAGCGGAGCCTTCTCAAGGCAAGACGAGGGGCGCTTTAGTTCGCCTTGTGGATCGCCCGCTTGTCGACGGCCATTGCGGCGTCGTGGACGACCTCAGACAGCGACGGGTGCGCGTGGCAGATCCGCGCCAGGTCGTCGGCCGAGCCCTTGAACTCCATGGTCAGCACGCCTTCGTGCACGAGTTCGGAGACATTGGCGCCGACCAGGTGCATGCCCAGCATGCGATCGGTCTCGGCGTGCGCGAGCACCTTGACGAAACCGGCCGGCTCGACCATCGCGACCGCACGGCCGTTGGCGGCGAACGGGAAGCTGCCGGCCTTGTACGGGATGCCCTCGGCCTTGAGCTGCTGCTCGGTCTTGCCGACCCAGGCCAGCTCGGGCTCGGTGTAGATGACCCACGGGATCGTGTCGAAGTTGACATGGCCGGGCAGGCCGGCAATCAGCTCGGCGACGGCGATGCCTTCCTCGAAGCCCTTGTGCGCCAGCATCGGGCCGCGCACGCAGTCGCCGATCGCCCAGACGCCGTCGACGCCGGTATGGCAATGGTCGTCGACCTCGATCTGGCCGCGGTCGGTCAGCTTCACGCCGGTGCCTTCGGCCAGCAGGCCCTGGCTGGCGGCCTTGCGGCCGACCGCGACCAGCAGCTTGTCTACTGTGATCGACTGCTCGCCGTCCTTGTCGGCGTAGCTGACGACGACTTCCTTCTTCTTGCCCTTGCCGGTCACCTCGGTCTTGGAGACCTTCGCGCCGAGCTTGATGTCAAGGCCCTGCTTCTTGAACTCCTTGAGCGCGGCCTTGCCGACTTCGGCATCGGCGGCGGCGAGGAAGTCGGGCAGAGCTTCGAGGATCGTGACCTCGCTGCCCAGGCGCTTCCACACGCTGCCCAGTTCAAGACCGATGACGCCGGCCCCGATCACTGCCAGGCGCTTGGGCACCTCGGTGAAGTCGAGCGCACCGACGTTGTCGACGATGGTGTCGCCGTCGAACTTCGCGAACGGCAGTTCGATCGAATCCGAGCCCGCGGCGAGGATGACATTCGTACCGGTCAGCTCGATCTCCGCGCCGTCGTGCTGCTTGACCTTCACCACCCGATCGGGGTGCAGCGTCGCAAAGCCGTAGAACGGCGTCACCTTGTTGGCCTTGAACAGCATCGCGATGCCGCCGGTGAACTGCTTGACGATCTTGTCCTTGCGACCAACCATCGCGCCGACGTCGATCTTGGCATCCTTGAAGCTGATGCCGTGGTCGCCAAAGATATGGCCCATGTTCCAGAACTGGCGCGAGGAATCGAGCAGCGCCTTCGACGGGATGCAGCCCACGCGCAGGCACGTGCCGCCGAGCGCCGGCTTGCCGTCCTTGCCGAGCGCGGCGTCGATGCACGCGACCTTCATGCCCAGCTGCGCGGCGCGGATGGCGGCATGGTAGCCGGCCGGGCCGGCGCCAATGACGACCACATCGAATTGCTCTGCCATGGAATTACTCACTTTTGTCAGTTGCTCTGGCTGCGTCGGAGATGTCGACTCGTTGGCCGCCTTGGATTTGATCTATCAGGGAGGTGGCCTCAGTCCGACTCATCTTCGGATAGATGCCGCATGCGTCAGCTGCTTGTCGCCGTAGATTCGCTTTAGCCGTATTGGTCAAGGTCGGGTCCTTACTTTTGATGTCCTCAAAATATAGATCTTCAACCTTGTGGTAGGCCGCTACTTGCCCAAGCACATAAATCAGATTCCGTCGAGCCGATTCCAAATCGGCCCTAATCTGATCTGCCTCTCGCCGAGTTCGATCTAAATCGTCCCTGAGGAGATCTTTGGCGTTGGATTCACGCGCCGCACGGATGTGCCCATACGTTGTTATTGCTGCTGCGACAACGGTTCCTAATGCAATGATGACGGTAGTAACTAGAGCAATCGTTAAGCCTTCCATGGCAACTTCCTAAGTTTGTTAGAGCCCGAGCAGCATGCGATGCGGATTTTCCAGCTGGTTCTTGATGTCGACCAGGAACAGCACCGCGTCCTTGCCGTCGATGATGCGGTGGTCGTAGGAGATCGCGATGTACATCATCGGGGCGGCGACGACCTGGCCGTTCTCGACGATCGCGCGTTCCTTGATCGCGTGCATGCCCAGGATCGCCGACTGCGGCGGGTTGACGATCGGCGTGGACATCAGCGAGCCGAAGGTGCCGCCGTTGGTGATCGTGAACGTGCCGCCCTGCAGGTCGTCGAGGCCGAGCTTGCCGTCGCGCGCCTTCTTGGCGTAGTCGGCGATGCCCTGTTCGATCTCGGCAAAGCCCATGCGCTCGACATTGCGCAGCACCGGCGTGACCAGACCCTTGTCGGTCGAGACCGCGATCGAGATGTCGGCGTAGCCGTGGTAGATGATGTCGTCGCCATCGACCGAGGCGTTGATGATCGGGTAGCGCTGCAATGCATTGGCCACGGCCTTGGCGAAGAAGCTCATGAAGCCGAGCTTGATGCCGTGTTCCTTCTGGAACTGCTCGCCCAGTTCCTTGCGCAGCGCCATCACCTTGCCCAGGTTGACCTCGTTGAACGAGGTCAGCATCGCGATCGATTCCTTGGACTGCATCAGGCGCTCGGCGATGCGCTTGCGGATGCGGGTCATCGGCACGCGCTCTTCGGGGCGGGCGCCGCCCGACACGCCGGGGGTCTTGCCGGCGGCGTAGTTGAGCAGGTCCTCCTTGGTCACCGCGCCGCGACGGCCGGTGCCTTCGACCTGCGAGGGGTCGATGCCCTTGCTCTCGGCGGTGAAGCGCGCGCCCGGCGGCAGGTCGGCGGCCTTGCCGCCGGCCACCGACTGCGGCTTGGTCGAGGAGGGCGCCTTGTCGTCGGCCTGCTTGGCCTGCGACTTGGACTGCACTTCTTCGGCACCGGCGGCCGGCGCTTCCTTGTCCTGGTTGCCCGACTCGGCAGCCGGCGGTGCGGCCGCGGCGGCGCCTTCTTCGATGATCGCGATGACCTGCTGGCTGTTGACCGTCGCGCCTTCCTCGAACTTGATCTCCTTGATCACGCCATCGACCGTCGAGGGCACTTCGAGCACGACCTTGTCGGTCTCCAGGTCGACGATGTTCTCGTCGCGGCTGACCGCATCGCCGGCCTTCTTGTGCCAGGTGGCGATGGTGGCGTCGGACACGGATTCGGGCAGGACCGGGACTTTGATTTCAGTGGCCATGTGGCTTCCTGGGAAAAGCGTGGAATGTGGGAATGCGAGCGGAGATTATTCGGACAGGACCTTGCCGGCGAGGTCGTTGACCAGCGCGTCGGCGATGAGCTGCTGCTGCTCGGCGACGTGGTCGTTGAAGTGACCGACGGCCGGGGAGGGCGAGCGTGCGCGGCCGGCGTAGTGCAGCGACTGCTTGGGCCCCGAGCAGAACTCGAGATGGTGCTTGATCTGGTACCACGCGCCCTGGTTCTGCGGCTCTTCCTGGCACCAGACCACCTCGGTGGCCTTGGAAAAGCGTTCGAGCTCGGCGGTGAGCAGCTTGCGCGGGAACGGGTAGAGCTGCTCGACACGGACCAGTGCGACGTTGTCCAGCGACTGCTTGCGGGCTTCCTCGAGCAGGTCGTAATAGACCTTGCCCGAACAGACGACCACGCGCTTGACCTTGGCCGGATCGGCGTCGTGGTCCGGGATCAGGTGCTGGAACTCGCCGTTGGCGAGCTCGTCGAGGGTCGACACTGCCAGCTTGTGGCGCAGCAGCGACTTGGGCGTCATGACCACCAGCGGCTTGCGGGTGGTCATGCACAGCTGGCGGCGGATCATGTGGAACGCCTGCGCCGGCGTGGTCGGCACGCAGACCATCATGTTGTCGAGCGCGCACAGCTGCAGGAAGCGTTCCAGGCGGGCCGAGCTGTGCTCGGGGCCCTGGCCTTCGTAGCCATGCGGCAGGAACAGCGCCAGGCCGCACAGGCGCTGCCACTTGGCCTCGCCCGAGGACAGGAACTGGTCGATGACGACCTGGGCGCCGTTGGCGAAGTCGCCGAACTGGCCTTCCCAGATGCACAGCGTGCCCGGCTCGGACGAGGCGTAGCCGTACTCGAATGCCATGACTGCTTCCTCGCTGAGCAGCGAGTCGATGATCGTGGCGTCCTCGGGGTTCTTCACCAGCTGGCGCAGCGGGATGTAGTCCTCGCCGTCCTGCTGGTCGTGGAGCACCGCATGGCGGTGGAAGAACGTGCCGCGGCCACTGTCCTGGCCGACCAGCCGCAGCCGGTTGCCGGCATCGAGCAGGGTCGCGTAGGCAAGGTTCTCGGCAAAGCCCCAGTCGCCGGGGAGCTCGCCGGCGGCCATCTTGCGACGATCCTCGTAGATCTTGGCCACGCGCGGGTGCAGATGCACCGAGTCGGGCAGGGTGGTGATCGTCTTTGCCAGCGCCTTGAGCTTGTCGACCGACACCCGGGTGTCGAGCGTGTCGCTGAGCCGGCCGGCGAGATAGGGATCCCAGTCGATCGTCAACTCGTAGTCCGACGGCTTGGCGTCGGCCAGTTCCACGGTGACCTCACCGGCATCGAGCTTGTCGCGATAGCGGTCGACGATCGCCTTGGCGTCGGCCTCGGCGAGCACGCCCTCGGCGGCCAGCCGGGCGGCGTAGAGCTCACGCGGCGTCTTGTGCTTGCGGATCACCTGGTACATCAGCGGCTGGGTCGCCGCCGGCTCGTCGGCCTCGTTGTGGCCGTGGCGGCGGTAGCACACCAGGTCGATGACCACGTCCTTGCCGAAGGTCTGGCGGAAGTCGTAGGCCAGCTCGGCGCAGAACACCACGGCCTCGGGATCGTCCGCGTTCACATGCAGCACCGGGGCGCCGACCATCTTGGCGACATCGGTGCAGTACAGCGTGGAGCGCGCGTCCTGGCGGTCGCTGGTGGTGAAGCCGACCTGGTTGTTGATGACCACGTGCACCGTGCCGCCGACCGCGAAACCGCGGGCCTGCGACATCTGGAACAGTTCCATGTTCACGCCCTGGCCGGCGAACGCCGCATCGCCGTGCAGCAGCACCGGCAGCACGACCTTGCGCTCGGTGTCGCGGCGGCGGTGCTGGCGCGAACGAACGCTGCCGGCGACCACCGGGTTGACGATTTCCAGGTGCGAGGGGTTGAACGCGAGCGCCAGATGGACGGCGCCGCCGGGCGTGGCCAGATCGGCCGAGAAGCCCATGTGGTACTTCACGTCGCCGGTGTGGGCGCGATCGTCGTCGTGGTGCTCGAACTTGCCCTCGAATTCGTCGAACAGCCGGCGCGGGTTCTTGCCGAGCGTGTTGACCAGCACGTTGAGGCGGCCGCGGTGGGCCATGCCGATCACGATGTCCTTGACGCCGTCCTTGCCCGCGCGCTGTATCACGTTGTCGAGCAACGGGATCAGGGCGTCGCCACCTTCGAGCGAGAAGCGCTTCTGGCCGACGTACTTGGTGTGCAGGTAGCGTTCCAGGCCCTCGGCCGCGGTCAGCCGCTCGAGGATGCGCTTCTTCTCCTCGGGGCTGCGCGCGAACCGGCCGCCGGCGTTCTCGAGCCGGGTGTAGAGCCAGTTGCGCTGCTCGAAGTCCGGGATGTGCATGAACTCGGCGCCGATCGGACCGGCATAGGTCGCCTTGAGCAGCGCCAGCAGGTCGCGCAGCTTCATGCGCGGCTGGCCGCCCACGCCGCCGGTGCTGAACTCGTCGTCGAGATCGGCTTCGGTGAGCTGGTGGAACGGCAACCCCAGGTCCGGCGGGTTGACCGGCGGGGTCATGTCCAGCGGGTCGAGCCGGGCGCCCAGGTGGCCGCGCGAGCGGTAGGCGGTGATCAGCCGGCCGACATGGCGTTCGCGCTCGTCACCGGCGCCCGAGGCCTGCGTCTGGACCACGCCGCGCGCAGCCAGCCGGCCGGCATCGGCAACCGCCGACAGCACCGCCGAGTGCGGCACGTCGCCGGCCTCGCGGCCCTTGAACGTGTCGAACCACCGTTTCCAGTCCGTCCCGACGCTGTCGGGGTCCACGAGATACTGCTCGTACAGGTCTTCGATATAGGCGGCATTGGCGCCGAACTGCGACGACTGCGCAAACTGCTTCAGGAGACTGTCCACGTCTGGCGATTCGGACTCTTTGGGGAGGGGGGTGCGGCGTGCCGGAATGCCGGAAAAAGCCGGAATCTGGCGGCCAGGGAGGTCACGACAGTATACGCGTGTCCTCCGGTGCGATGCACCCCGCGCGGCCGCGAGCGCCGGGCGCCAACGCGCGATCGCGCCTTGCGTGGGCATCGTGCGCTGCGTACCTGCGCGGTGGGTCCGGGATCAGAGGCCGAGCGCGCGCAACTCGGTCGCCGGACGTGAACGCTCCCACACCGTCTCGAATGCTTGGACCAGTCGACGCGCGCGGCCAGGCAGCGTGGTCGCTGCTTCACCCTGGATCCGGTGCGCGAGCGGGCGGACGACGAAGCCGCCGATGTCGTTGGCGAGCACGGCGCCGGCGAAGCCGCGGTCGGCTGCCGTGTCGACCTCACGGATCGAGAATACGCTCGGCAGACGCTGCGCCAGCGCGACCAGGGGCGGTGGACCGGTCCGCAGTGCGGCCGCGTCCTGCAGCAGAATGCGTGCGACGCCGCCGCGCCCGGCGGTCGCGAACCGCTGCAGCGCGCGCAGCACCTCGGGGTGGTCATAGAGGCCGGGATCGAGATCGTGGCTGCGCAGCCACAGGCCGCGACGTGCGGACAGGATCACCGTCACGCTGGCGGCGACCGCGGTCGCCAGGTCCTCGATCGCGAAGGCGGCCTGCGCGTGCCGATGCATCTTACGATGTTCGATGCCCGCCTCGAATACCGGCGGCCCGTCGGCGACAAACCCATGACGCGCGTACAGGTCCATCGCGTGCAACTGGGCATGCAGATGGGTGCGGGTCAGCCCCTCGGCCTGCGCCATCTCCAGCAGCGTCCGCAGCAGGGCATCGCCGATGCCGCGGCCGCGTCGGTCGGCGCGCACCGCCAGCCGGCCGATCCGGCCGTCCGGGGTCAGCCGCCCGGTGCCCACCGCTGTGCCATCGGCCTCGACCGCCAGCACGTGCCGGCACTGCGCATCGAGCGCATCGCGCTCCAGCGCGGCCGGCACGCCCTGTTCCAGCACGAAGACCTGCTCGCGCAGCGCCTGCGCGGCGGCCATGTCGGCGTCGTTCGCGATCGGGAAGACCCGGAGCGACGCCGGCACGCTCACACGTCCTCTGGACGGGCCAGCGTGTAGTGGCCTTGCTCGAGCAGGGCGTAGACCGCGGCGCGTCCCGCCGGCGACAAGGCCGCGTGACCGGCGGCATCGAGGCGGGTCGCAGCGGCCAGACGCTGTGCGTCACGGACCGGCAACGCGAACTCGCTGCCCGAGACGAACAGTCGCGCACCGCGCGCGGCACGGCGCCAGGCGGCGCGCGAGAACGGATTGCGCAGCAGCACCGCCCGGCCACCGGCAAGCAGCGCGTCGACCTCGTCGGACGGCGGCGGCGCTTGCCCAGCGACCACCTGGTGGGCGTTGCGGTAGCCGGTCATGAAGCGGCCGAACCAGTCGCCCAACTGGTCGGGATCGCGCATACGGATGGCGTTAAGCGCCTCGACCACGCGGACCATCGTCCCCGCGTCGATCTCGTTGGGGTCCTTGGGTAGCGTCAGCGTCTCGTCGTGGTAGCGCACCGCGTCGTCGGCCTCGGCGGCCAGTGTGTCGATGTAGTCGCCCATCAGTTCGGCGGCCGACGGTGCTCGCATGCCCACCGACAGCGTCAGGCAGGCGTCCTCGGCCACGCCGTGATGCGGCACCATCGGCGGCAGGTAGAGCATGTCGCCGGGGCCGAGCACCCAGTCGTGGGTCGGCGTGAACTCGCGCAGCAGCTTCAATTCGACATCGTCGCGGAAGTCCTGCGACGGCAGCCCACGGCCCAGCGCGTACGAGGCGTCGATCATCCAGCGGCGATGGCCCAGGCCCTGCAGCAGGAACACGTCGTAGTGGTCGACGTGCGCGCCGACCGAGCCGCCGGTCGCGGCGAAACTGACCATGATGTCGTCGATGCGCCAGCGCGGCAGAAACGAAAAGTGCGGCAGCAGTGCGGC
This genomic window contains:
- a CDS encoding 2-oxoglutarate dehydrogenase E1 component; translated protein: MDSLLKQFAQSSQFGANAAYIEDLYEQYLVDPDSVGTDWKRWFDTFKGREAGDVPHSAVLSAVADAGRLAARGVVQTQASGAGDERERHVGRLITAYRSRGHLGARLDPLDMTPPVNPPDLGLPFHQLTEADLDDEFSTGGVGGQPRMKLRDLLALLKATYAGPIGAEFMHIPDFEQRNWLYTRLENAGGRFARSPEEKKRILERLTAAEGLERYLHTKYVGQKRFSLEGGDALIPLLDNVIQRAGKDGVKDIVIGMAHRGRLNVLVNTLGKNPRRLFDEFEGKFEHHDDDRAHTGDVKYHMGFSADLATPGGAVHLALAFNPSHLEIVNPVVAGSVRSRQHRRRDTERKVVLPVLLHGDAAFAGQGVNMELFQMSQARGFAVGGTVHVVINNQVGFTTSDRQDARSTLYCTDVAKMVGAPVLHVNADDPEAVVFCAELAYDFRQTFGKDVVIDLVCYRRHGHNEADEPAATQPLMYQVIRKHKTPRELYAARLAAEGVLAEADAKAIVDRYRDKLDAGEVTVELADAKPSDYELTIDWDPYLAGRLSDTLDTRVSVDKLKALAKTITTLPDSVHLHPRVAKIYEDRRKMAAGELPGDWGFAENLAYATLLDAGNRLRLVGQDSGRGTFFHRHAVLHDQQDGEDYIPLRQLVKNPEDATIIDSLLSEEAVMAFEYGYASSEPGTLCIWEGQFGDFANGAQVVIDQFLSSGEAKWQRLCGLALFLPHGYEGQGPEHSSARLERFLQLCALDNMMVCVPTTPAQAFHMIRRQLCMTTRKPLVVMTPKSLLRHKLAVSTLDELANGEFQHLIPDHDADPAKVKRVVVCSGKVYYDLLEEARKQSLDNVALVRVEQLYPFPRKLLTAELERFSKATEVVWCQEEPQNQGAWYQIKHHLEFCSGPKQSLHYAGRARSPSPAVGHFNDHVAEQQQLIADALVNDLAGKVLSE
- a CDS encoding transcriptional regulator; its protein translation is MKALPFEIDAGRHGPLGMPPARFLRDYWHKRPLLIRNAFPGFESPLQPEDLAGLACEELALSRLIRHDRANDGWQVETGPFDEAIFPDLGDRDWTLLVQDVDKWDADVAALLPHFSFLPRWRIDDIMVSFAATGGSVGAHVDHYDVFLLQGLGHRRWMIDASYALGRGLPSQDFRDDVELKLLREFTPTHDWVLGPGDMLYLPPMVPHHGVAEDACLTLSVGMRAPSAAELMGDYIDTLAAEADDAVRYHDETLTLPKDPNEIDAGTMVRVVEALNAIRMRDPDQLGDWFGRFMTGYRNAHQVVAGQAPPPSDEVDALLAGGRAVLLRNPFSRAAWRRAARGARLFVSGSEFALPVRDAQRLAAATRLDAAGHAALSPAGRAAVYALLEQGHYTLARPEDV